Proteins encoded by one window of Agelaius phoeniceus isolate bAgePho1 chromosome 3, bAgePho1.hap1, whole genome shotgun sequence:
- the PHF10 gene encoding PHD finger protein 10 isoform X1 has protein sequence MVHKRSSSPADVPGDGSLPAERSTRPCWVPAPALGADHPAGGMLPLRPALLPKRYRGGSAPRSRPGRAAARATAAGGGEGRGGGGSTGGDGSPAPVPRGGPGSMRVPVRRRGPGSPRAARRGAEQEPPRPCARWPVGAAAAPRRARGGGAGGRGARPGRAAAAAASLLLAQPAAAMAAVLSPRLCDSDPATPGAQSLKDDTEENSNDGSQPSKRRRMGSGDSSRSCETSSQDLGYSYFPAENLIEYKWPPDETGEYYMLQEQVSEYLGVTSFKRKYPDLERRDLSHKEKLYLRELNVITETQCTLGLTALRSDEVIDLMIKEYPAKHAEYSVILQEKERQRITDHYKEYSQMQQQNTQKVEASKVPEYIKKAAKKAAEFNSNLNRERMEERRAYFDLQTHIIQVPQGKYKVLPTERTKVSPYPVALIPGQFQEYYKRYSPDELRYLPLNTALYEPPLDPELLTLDSDGDSDDAEEGRGDEKRKTKGNSPKVIPNAICGICLKGKESNKKGKPEALIHCSQCDNSGHPSCLDMTPELVAMIKTYPWQCMECKTCIICGQPHHEEEMMFCDVCDRGYHTFCVGLDAIPSGRWICDCCQKDPPVPRRGGRRGKNSKEG, from the exons ATGGTTCACAAACGTAGCTCGTCCCCGGCTGACGTTCCCGGAGACGGGAGCCTGCCGGCAGAGCGGAGCACCCGGCCCTGCTGGGTGCCGGCTCCCGCGCTCGGCGCTGACCACCCCGCCGGGGGGATGCTGCCGCTCCGTCCCGCGCTGCTGCCCAAGCGCTACCGCGGCGGCTCGGCTCCGCGCTCGCGGCCGGGCCGCGCGGCTGCCCGAGCGACCgcggcaggaggaggagaagggcgcggcggcggcggcagcaccGGCGGCGACGGATCCCCCGCGCCGGTCCCGCGGGGCGGCCCTGGGTCGATGCGGGTGCCGGTCCGGCGGCGCGGGCCGGGGTCGCCGCGGGCTGCCCGGAGGGGGGCGGAGCAGGAGCCGCCGCGCCCGTGCGCGCGCTGGCCGGTAGGGGCCGCTGCCGCTCCCCGCAGGGCgcgggggggcggggccggcgggcgCGGCGCGAGGCCCGGtcgcgcggcggcggcggcggcgtcgCTCCTGTTGGCCCAGCCGGCGGCGGCCATGGCGGCCGTGCTGTCCCCGCGCCTCTGCGACAGCGACCCGGCCACGCCCGGCGCGCAGTCCCTCAAG gaTGACACAGAAGAAAATTCCAATGATGGCAGCCAGCCATCCAAAAGGCGGCGTATGGGCTCAGGGGACAGTTCTCGAAGCTGTGAAACTTCCAGTCAAGACCTTGG GTATAGttattttcctgctgaaaaTTTGATAGAATACAAATGGCCACCTGATGAAACAGGAGAATACTATATGCTTCAGGAACAAGTCAGTGAATATTTGGGTGTGActtcctttaaaagaaaatatccag ATTTAGAAAGGCGAGATTTATCTCACAAGGAGAAACTCTACCTCAGAGAACTAAATGTTATCACAGAGACTCAATGCACACTAG gtCTAACAGCTTTGCGTAGTGATGAAGTAATTGATCTCATGATTAAAGAATACCCTGCCAAACATGCTGAGTATTCTGTTATACTGCAAGAGAAAGAACGACAGCGAATAACAGATCATTACAAAGAGTATTCT CaaatgcagcagcagaacaCACAGAAAGTAGAAGCCAGTAAAGTTCcagaatatattaaaaaagctGCCAAGAAAGCTGCAGAATTCAACAGCAATTTAAACCGAGAGCGGATGGAGGAAAGAAGAGCCTATTTTGATTTACAGACACAT ATTATCCAGGTGCCTCAAGGAAAATACAAAGTCTTGCCTACAGAGAGAACAAAGGTTAGTCCTTATCCAGTGGCTCTCATACCCGGCCAGTTCCAGGAGTACTACAAAag ATACTCTCCAGATGAACTTCGTTACTTGCCGTTAAACACAGCCCTTTATGAACCTCCTTTGGATCCGGAGCTGCTGACGCTGGACAGTGATGGAGATTCAGATGATGCAGAGGAAGGGCGAGGtgatgaaaaaaggaaaaccaaaggCAATTCG CCAAAGGTCATTCCAAATGCTATATGTGGAATTTGTCTGAAGGGTAAGGAGTCcaacaagaaaggaaaaccTGAAGCTCTTAtacattgctcccagtgtgacaaCAGTG GCCACCCTTCTTGCCTTGATATGACCCCGGAGCTTGTTGCTATGATTAAGACTTACCCTTGGCAATGTATGGAGTGTAAAACGTGCATTATATGTGGGCAGCCTCACCATGAAGAAGAAATGATGTTCTGTGATGTATGTGACCGTGGTTATCACACTTTTTGTGTGGGGCTTGATGCTATCCCTTCAG GTCGCTGGATTTGTGATTGTTGTCAGAAAGACCCTCCTGTAcccagaagaggaggaagaagggggaaaaacagCAAGGAGGGCTAA
- the PHF10 gene encoding PHD finger protein 10 isoform X5 produces the protein MVHKRSSSPADVPGDGSLPAERSTRPCWVPAPALGADHPAGGMLPLRPALLPKRYRGGSAPRSRPGRAAARATAAGGGEGRGGGGSTGGDGSPAPVPRGGPGSMRVPVRRRGPGSPRAARRGAEQEPPRPCARWPVGAAAAPRRARGGGAGGRGARPGRAAAAAASLLLAQPAAAMAAVLSPRLCDSDPATPGAQSLKDDTEENSNDGSQPSKRRRMGSGDSSRSCETSSQDLGYSYFPAENLIEYKWPPDETGEYYMLQEQVSEYLGVTSFKRKYPERRDLSHKEKLYLRELNVITETQCTLGLTALRSDEVIDLMIKEYPAKHAEYSVILQEKERQRITDHYKEYSQMQQQNTQKVEASKVPEYIKKAAKKAAEFNSNLNRERMEERRAYFDLQTHIIQVPQGKYKVLPTERTKVSPYPVALIPGQFQEYYKRYSPDELRYLPLNTALYEPPLDPELLTLDSDGDSDDAEEGRGDEKRKTKGNSDNSSGNVSEGDCATDNQEDSFQGRQKTRDKSATPRKDGSKRSVLPKSVPGYKPKVIPNAICGICLKGKESNKKGKPEALIHCSQCDNSGHPSCLDMTPELVAMIKTYPWQCMECKTCIICGQPHHEEEMMFCDVCDRGYHTFCVGLDAIPSGRWICDCCQKDPPVPRRGGRRGKNSKEG, from the exons ATGGTTCACAAACGTAGCTCGTCCCCGGCTGACGTTCCCGGAGACGGGAGCCTGCCGGCAGAGCGGAGCACCCGGCCCTGCTGGGTGCCGGCTCCCGCGCTCGGCGCTGACCACCCCGCCGGGGGGATGCTGCCGCTCCGTCCCGCGCTGCTGCCCAAGCGCTACCGCGGCGGCTCGGCTCCGCGCTCGCGGCCGGGCCGCGCGGCTGCCCGAGCGACCgcggcaggaggaggagaagggcgcggcggcggcggcagcaccGGCGGCGACGGATCCCCCGCGCCGGTCCCGCGGGGCGGCCCTGGGTCGATGCGGGTGCCGGTCCGGCGGCGCGGGCCGGGGTCGCCGCGGGCTGCCCGGAGGGGGGCGGAGCAGGAGCCGCCGCGCCCGTGCGCGCGCTGGCCGGTAGGGGCCGCTGCCGCTCCCCGCAGGGCgcgggggggcggggccggcgggcgCGGCGCGAGGCCCGGtcgcgcggcggcggcggcggcgtcgCTCCTGTTGGCCCAGCCGGCGGCGGCCATGGCGGCCGTGCTGTCCCCGCGCCTCTGCGACAGCGACCCGGCCACGCCCGGCGCGCAGTCCCTCAAG gaTGACACAGAAGAAAATTCCAATGATGGCAGCCAGCCATCCAAAAGGCGGCGTATGGGCTCAGGGGACAGTTCTCGAAGCTGTGAAACTTCCAGTCAAGACCTTGG GTATAGttattttcctgctgaaaaTTTGATAGAATACAAATGGCCACCTGATGAAACAGGAGAATACTATATGCTTCAGGAACAAGTCAGTGAATATTTGGGTGTGActtcctttaaaagaaaatatccag AAAGGCGAGATTTATCTCACAAGGAGAAACTCTACCTCAGAGAACTAAATGTTATCACAGAGACTCAATGCACACTAG gtCTAACAGCTTTGCGTAGTGATGAAGTAATTGATCTCATGATTAAAGAATACCCTGCCAAACATGCTGAGTATTCTGTTATACTGCAAGAGAAAGAACGACAGCGAATAACAGATCATTACAAAGAGTATTCT CaaatgcagcagcagaacaCACAGAAAGTAGAAGCCAGTAAAGTTCcagaatatattaaaaaagctGCCAAGAAAGCTGCAGAATTCAACAGCAATTTAAACCGAGAGCGGATGGAGGAAAGAAGAGCCTATTTTGATTTACAGACACAT ATTATCCAGGTGCCTCAAGGAAAATACAAAGTCTTGCCTACAGAGAGAACAAAGGTTAGTCCTTATCCAGTGGCTCTCATACCCGGCCAGTTCCAGGAGTACTACAAAag ATACTCTCCAGATGAACTTCGTTACTTGCCGTTAAACACAGCCCTTTATGAACCTCCTTTGGATCCGGAGCTGCTGACGCTGGACAGTGATGGAGATTCAGATGATGCAGAGGAAGGGCGAGGtgatgaaaaaaggaaaaccaaaggCAATTCG GACAATTCGTCTGGCAATGTATCTGAAGGTGATTGCGCCACAGACAACCAGGAGGATTCTTTTCAGGGAAGACAAAAAACAAGAGACAAAAGTGCTACTCCAAGAAAAGATGGTTCCAAACGTTCTGTATTACCCAAATCAGTTCCTGGGTACAAG CCAAAGGTCATTCCAAATGCTATATGTGGAATTTGTCTGAAGGGTAAGGAGTCcaacaagaaaggaaaaccTGAAGCTCTTAtacattgctcccagtgtgacaaCAGTG GCCACCCTTCTTGCCTTGATATGACCCCGGAGCTTGTTGCTATGATTAAGACTTACCCTTGGCAATGTATGGAGTGTAAAACGTGCATTATATGTGGGCAGCCTCACCATGAAGAAGAAATGATGTTCTGTGATGTATGTGACCGTGGTTATCACACTTTTTGTGTGGGGCTTGATGCTATCCCTTCAG GTCGCTGGATTTGTGATTGTTGTCAGAAAGACCCTCCTGTAcccagaagaggaggaagaagggggaaaaacagCAAGGAGGGCTAA
- the PHF10 gene encoding PHD finger protein 10 isoform X2, with translation MVHKRSSSPADVPGDGSLPAERSTRPCWVPAPALGADHPAGGMLPLRPALLPKRYRGGSAPRSRPGRAAARATAAGGGEGRGGGGSTGGDGSPAPVPRGGPGSMRVPVRRRGPGSPRAARRGAEQEPPRPCARWPVGAAAAPRRARGGGAGGRGARPGRAAAAAASLLLAQPAAAMAAVLSPRLCDSDPATPGAQSLKDDTEENSNDGSQPSKRRRMGSGDSSRSCETSSQDLGYSYFPAENLIEYKWPPDETGEYYMLQEQVSEYLGVTSFKRKYPDLERRDLSHKEKLYLRELNVITETQCTLGLTALRSDEVIDLMIKEYPAKHAEYSVILQEKERQRITDHYKEYSQMQQQNTQKVEASKVPEYIKKAAKKAAEFNSNLNRERMEERRAYFDLQTHIIQVPQGKYKVLPTERTKVSPYPVALIPGQFQEYYKRYSPDELRYLPLNTALYEPPLDPELLTLDSDGDSDDAEEGRGDEKRKTKGNSPKVIPNAICGICLKGKESNKKGKPEALIHCSQCDNSGRWICDCCQKDPPVPRRGGRRGKNSKEG, from the exons ATGGTTCACAAACGTAGCTCGTCCCCGGCTGACGTTCCCGGAGACGGGAGCCTGCCGGCAGAGCGGAGCACCCGGCCCTGCTGGGTGCCGGCTCCCGCGCTCGGCGCTGACCACCCCGCCGGGGGGATGCTGCCGCTCCGTCCCGCGCTGCTGCCCAAGCGCTACCGCGGCGGCTCGGCTCCGCGCTCGCGGCCGGGCCGCGCGGCTGCCCGAGCGACCgcggcaggaggaggagaagggcgcggcggcggcggcagcaccGGCGGCGACGGATCCCCCGCGCCGGTCCCGCGGGGCGGCCCTGGGTCGATGCGGGTGCCGGTCCGGCGGCGCGGGCCGGGGTCGCCGCGGGCTGCCCGGAGGGGGGCGGAGCAGGAGCCGCCGCGCCCGTGCGCGCGCTGGCCGGTAGGGGCCGCTGCCGCTCCCCGCAGGGCgcgggggggcggggccggcgggcgCGGCGCGAGGCCCGGtcgcgcggcggcggcggcggcgtcgCTCCTGTTGGCCCAGCCGGCGGCGGCCATGGCGGCCGTGCTGTCCCCGCGCCTCTGCGACAGCGACCCGGCCACGCCCGGCGCGCAGTCCCTCAAG gaTGACACAGAAGAAAATTCCAATGATGGCAGCCAGCCATCCAAAAGGCGGCGTATGGGCTCAGGGGACAGTTCTCGAAGCTGTGAAACTTCCAGTCAAGACCTTGG GTATAGttattttcctgctgaaaaTTTGATAGAATACAAATGGCCACCTGATGAAACAGGAGAATACTATATGCTTCAGGAACAAGTCAGTGAATATTTGGGTGTGActtcctttaaaagaaaatatccag ATTTAGAAAGGCGAGATTTATCTCACAAGGAGAAACTCTACCTCAGAGAACTAAATGTTATCACAGAGACTCAATGCACACTAG gtCTAACAGCTTTGCGTAGTGATGAAGTAATTGATCTCATGATTAAAGAATACCCTGCCAAACATGCTGAGTATTCTGTTATACTGCAAGAGAAAGAACGACAGCGAATAACAGATCATTACAAAGAGTATTCT CaaatgcagcagcagaacaCACAGAAAGTAGAAGCCAGTAAAGTTCcagaatatattaaaaaagctGCCAAGAAAGCTGCAGAATTCAACAGCAATTTAAACCGAGAGCGGATGGAGGAAAGAAGAGCCTATTTTGATTTACAGACACAT ATTATCCAGGTGCCTCAAGGAAAATACAAAGTCTTGCCTACAGAGAGAACAAAGGTTAGTCCTTATCCAGTGGCTCTCATACCCGGCCAGTTCCAGGAGTACTACAAAag ATACTCTCCAGATGAACTTCGTTACTTGCCGTTAAACACAGCCCTTTATGAACCTCCTTTGGATCCGGAGCTGCTGACGCTGGACAGTGATGGAGATTCAGATGATGCAGAGGAAGGGCGAGGtgatgaaaaaaggaaaaccaaaggCAATTCG CCAAAGGTCATTCCAAATGCTATATGTGGAATTTGTCTGAAGGGTAAGGAGTCcaacaagaaaggaaaaccTGAAGCTCTTAtacattgctcccagtgtgacaaCAGTG GTCGCTGGATTTGTGATTGTTGTCAGAAAGACCCTCCTGTAcccagaagaggaggaagaagggggaaaaacagCAAGGAGGGCTAA
- the PHF10 gene encoding PHD finger protein 10 isoform X4, whose translation MVHKRSSSPADVPGDGSLPAERSTRPCWVPAPALGADHPAGGMLPLRPALLPKRYRGGSAPRSRPGRAAARATAAGGGEGRGGGGSTGGDGSPAPVPRGGPGSMRVPVRRRGPGSPRAARRGAEQEPPRPCARWPVGAAAAPRRARGGGAGGRGARPGRAAAAAASLLLAQPAAAMAAVLSPRLCDSDPATPGAQSLKDDTEENSNDGSQPSKRRRMGSGDSSRSCETSSQDLGYSYFPAENLIEYKWPPDETGEYYMLQEQVSEYLGVTSFKRKYPDLERRDLSHKEKLYLRELNVITETQCTLGLTALRSDEVIDLMIKEYPAKHAEYSVILQEKERQRITDHYKEYSQMQQQNTQKVEASKVPEYIKKAAKKAAEFNSNLNRERMEERRAYFDLQTHIIQVPQGKYKVLPTERTKVSPYPVALIPGQFQEYYKRYSPDELRYLPLNTALYEPPLDPELLTLDSDGDSDDAEEGRGDEKRKTKGNSDNSSGNVSEGDCATDNQEDSFQGRQKTRDKSATPRKDGSKRSVLPKSVPGYKPKVIPNAICGICLKGKESNKKGKPEALIHCSQCDNSGHPSCLDMTPELVAMIKTYPWQCMECKTCIICGQPHHEEEMMFCDVCDRGYHTFCVGLDAIPSGRWICDCCQKDPPVPRRGGRRGKNSKEG comes from the exons ATGGTTCACAAACGTAGCTCGTCCCCGGCTGACGTTCCCGGAGACGGGAGCCTGCCGGCAGAGCGGAGCACCCGGCCCTGCTGGGTGCCGGCTCCCGCGCTCGGCGCTGACCACCCCGCCGGGGGGATGCTGCCGCTCCGTCCCGCGCTGCTGCCCAAGCGCTACCGCGGCGGCTCGGCTCCGCGCTCGCGGCCGGGCCGCGCGGCTGCCCGAGCGACCgcggcaggaggaggagaagggcgcggcggcggcggcagcaccGGCGGCGACGGATCCCCCGCGCCGGTCCCGCGGGGCGGCCCTGGGTCGATGCGGGTGCCGGTCCGGCGGCGCGGGCCGGGGTCGCCGCGGGCTGCCCGGAGGGGGGCGGAGCAGGAGCCGCCGCGCCCGTGCGCGCGCTGGCCGGTAGGGGCCGCTGCCGCTCCCCGCAGGGCgcgggggggcggggccggcgggcgCGGCGCGAGGCCCGGtcgcgcggcggcggcggcggcgtcgCTCCTGTTGGCCCAGCCGGCGGCGGCCATGGCGGCCGTGCTGTCCCCGCGCCTCTGCGACAGCGACCCGGCCACGCCCGGCGCGCAGTCCCTCAAG gaTGACACAGAAGAAAATTCCAATGATGGCAGCCAGCCATCCAAAAGGCGGCGTATGGGCTCAGGGGACAGTTCTCGAAGCTGTGAAACTTCCAGTCAAGACCTTGG GTATAGttattttcctgctgaaaaTTTGATAGAATACAAATGGCCACCTGATGAAACAGGAGAATACTATATGCTTCAGGAACAAGTCAGTGAATATTTGGGTGTGActtcctttaaaagaaaatatccag ATTTAGAAAGGCGAGATTTATCTCACAAGGAGAAACTCTACCTCAGAGAACTAAATGTTATCACAGAGACTCAATGCACACTAG gtCTAACAGCTTTGCGTAGTGATGAAGTAATTGATCTCATGATTAAAGAATACCCTGCCAAACATGCTGAGTATTCTGTTATACTGCAAGAGAAAGAACGACAGCGAATAACAGATCATTACAAAGAGTATTCT CaaatgcagcagcagaacaCACAGAAAGTAGAAGCCAGTAAAGTTCcagaatatattaaaaaagctGCCAAGAAAGCTGCAGAATTCAACAGCAATTTAAACCGAGAGCGGATGGAGGAAAGAAGAGCCTATTTTGATTTACAGACACAT ATTATCCAGGTGCCTCAAGGAAAATACAAAGTCTTGCCTACAGAGAGAACAAAGGTTAGTCCTTATCCAGTGGCTCTCATACCCGGCCAGTTCCAGGAGTACTACAAAag ATACTCTCCAGATGAACTTCGTTACTTGCCGTTAAACACAGCCCTTTATGAACCTCCTTTGGATCCGGAGCTGCTGACGCTGGACAGTGATGGAGATTCAGATGATGCAGAGGAAGGGCGAGGtgatgaaaaaaggaaaaccaaaggCAATTCG GACAATTCGTCTGGCAATGTATCTGAAGGTGATTGCGCCACAGACAACCAGGAGGATTCTTTTCAGGGAAGACAAAAAACAAGAGACAAAAGTGCTACTCCAAGAAAAGATGGTTCCAAACGTTCTGTATTACCCAAATCAGTTCCTGGGTACAAG CCAAAGGTCATTCCAAATGCTATATGTGGAATTTGTCTGAAGGGTAAGGAGTCcaacaagaaaggaaaaccTGAAGCTCTTAtacattgctcccagtgtgacaaCAGTG GCCACCCTTCTTGCCTTGATATGACCCCGGAGCTTGTTGCTATGATTAAGACTTACCCTTGGCAATGTATGGAGTGTAAAACGTGCATTATATGTGGGCAGCCTCACCATGAAGAAGAAATGATGTTCTGTGATGTATGTGACCGTGGTTATCACACTTTTTGTGTGGGGCTTGATGCTATCCCTTCAG GTCGCTGGATTTGTGATTGTTGTCAGAAAGACCCTCCTGTAcccagaagaggaggaagaagggggaaaaacagCAAGGAGGGCTAA
- the PHF10 gene encoding PHD finger protein 10 isoform X3, whose amino-acid sequence MVHKRSSSPADVPGDGSLPAERSTRPCWVPAPALGADHPAGGMLPLRPALLPKRYRGGSAPRSRPGRAAARATAAGGGEGRGGGGSTGGDGSPAPVPRGGPGSMRVPVRRRGPGSPRAARRGAEQEPPRPCARWPVGAAAAPRRARGGGAGGRGARPGRAAAAAASLLLAQPAAAMAAVLSPRLCDSDPATPGAQSLKDDTEENSNDGSQPSKRRRMGSGDSSRSCETSSQDLGYSYFPAENLIEYKWPPDETGEYYMLQEQVSEYLGVTSFKRKYPDLERRDLSHKEKLYLRELNVITETQCTLGLTALRSDEVIDLMIKEYPAKHAEYSVILQEKERQRITDHYKEYSQMQQQNTQKVEASKVPEYIKKAAKKAAEFNSNLNRERMEERRAYFDLQTHIIQVPQGKYKVLPTERTKVSPYPVALIPGQFQEYYKRYSPDELRYLPLNTALYEPPLDPELLTLDSDGDSDDAEEGRGDEKRKTKGNSPKVIPNAICGICLKGKESNKKGKPEALIHCSQCDNSGIKIIMLVLI is encoded by the exons ATGGTTCACAAACGTAGCTCGTCCCCGGCTGACGTTCCCGGAGACGGGAGCCTGCCGGCAGAGCGGAGCACCCGGCCCTGCTGGGTGCCGGCTCCCGCGCTCGGCGCTGACCACCCCGCCGGGGGGATGCTGCCGCTCCGTCCCGCGCTGCTGCCCAAGCGCTACCGCGGCGGCTCGGCTCCGCGCTCGCGGCCGGGCCGCGCGGCTGCCCGAGCGACCgcggcaggaggaggagaagggcgcggcggcggcggcagcaccGGCGGCGACGGATCCCCCGCGCCGGTCCCGCGGGGCGGCCCTGGGTCGATGCGGGTGCCGGTCCGGCGGCGCGGGCCGGGGTCGCCGCGGGCTGCCCGGAGGGGGGCGGAGCAGGAGCCGCCGCGCCCGTGCGCGCGCTGGCCGGTAGGGGCCGCTGCCGCTCCCCGCAGGGCgcgggggggcggggccggcgggcgCGGCGCGAGGCCCGGtcgcgcggcggcggcggcggcgtcgCTCCTGTTGGCCCAGCCGGCGGCGGCCATGGCGGCCGTGCTGTCCCCGCGCCTCTGCGACAGCGACCCGGCCACGCCCGGCGCGCAGTCCCTCAAG gaTGACACAGAAGAAAATTCCAATGATGGCAGCCAGCCATCCAAAAGGCGGCGTATGGGCTCAGGGGACAGTTCTCGAAGCTGTGAAACTTCCAGTCAAGACCTTGG GTATAGttattttcctgctgaaaaTTTGATAGAATACAAATGGCCACCTGATGAAACAGGAGAATACTATATGCTTCAGGAACAAGTCAGTGAATATTTGGGTGTGActtcctttaaaagaaaatatccag ATTTAGAAAGGCGAGATTTATCTCACAAGGAGAAACTCTACCTCAGAGAACTAAATGTTATCACAGAGACTCAATGCACACTAG gtCTAACAGCTTTGCGTAGTGATGAAGTAATTGATCTCATGATTAAAGAATACCCTGCCAAACATGCTGAGTATTCTGTTATACTGCAAGAGAAAGAACGACAGCGAATAACAGATCATTACAAAGAGTATTCT CaaatgcagcagcagaacaCACAGAAAGTAGAAGCCAGTAAAGTTCcagaatatattaaaaaagctGCCAAGAAAGCTGCAGAATTCAACAGCAATTTAAACCGAGAGCGGATGGAGGAAAGAAGAGCCTATTTTGATTTACAGACACAT ATTATCCAGGTGCCTCAAGGAAAATACAAAGTCTTGCCTACAGAGAGAACAAAGGTTAGTCCTTATCCAGTGGCTCTCATACCCGGCCAGTTCCAGGAGTACTACAAAag ATACTCTCCAGATGAACTTCGTTACTTGCCGTTAAACACAGCCCTTTATGAACCTCCTTTGGATCCGGAGCTGCTGACGCTGGACAGTGATGGAGATTCAGATGATGCAGAGGAAGGGCGAGGtgatgaaaaaaggaaaaccaaaggCAATTCG CCAAAGGTCATTCCAAATGCTATATGTGGAATTTGTCTGAAGGGTAAGGAGTCcaacaagaaaggaaaaccTGAAGCTCTTAtacattgctcccagtgtgacaaCAGTG gcataaaaataataatgctgGTTTTAATCTAG
- the C3H6orf120 gene encoding UPF0669 protein C6orf120 homolog isoform X2, whose amino-acid sequence MLSLQNCDLAVERPLGQKTSNYRNSWNTDTGRIQIQLKTMATHWRRILTVFVTAQVLFVLSAFEEEDVPEEWILLHVVQGQIGAGNYSYLRLNHEGKIVLQMQSLKGDADLYVSDVTLHPSFDEYELQSVTCGQDIVHVPAHFRRPVGIGIYGHPSHLESEFEMKVYYDRTVVQYPFGEASYNPEEMEANQKYSQSTEDESQDEESVFWTILIGILKLILEILF is encoded by the exons ATGCTGTCTTTGCAGAATTGTGACCTTGCAGTAGAGAGGCCTCTGGGACAGAAAACGTCAAACTACAGAAACAGTTgg AACACGGACACAGGAAGAATCCAAATACAACTGAAGACCATGGCAACACACTGGAGAAGAATCCTGACAGTATTTGTGACAGCTCAAGTACTATTTGTGTTAAGTGCCTTTGAAGAAGAGGACGTACCAGAGGAATGGATTCTTCTTCATGTTGTCCAAGGTCAGATTGGAGCAGGAAACTACAGCTATTTGAGACTAAATCACGAGGGAAAGATCGTTCTTCAGATGCAGAGTTTAAAAGGTGACGCAGACTTGTACGTGTCAGATGTGACACTGCACCCCAGCTTTGACGAGTACGAGTTACAGTCTGTGACTTGTGGCCAGGACATCGTCCACGTGCCTGCACACTTCCGCCGCCCTGTGGGAATAGGGATTTACGGGCACCCCTCTCACCTGGAGAGCGAGTTTGAAATGAAGGTGTACTACGATCGAACAGTCGTACAGTACCCGTTTGGTGAGGCTTCTTACAACCCTGAGGAGATGGAGGCAAACCAGAAATACTCACAGTCTACAGAAGATGAATCTCAGGATGAGGAGTCTGTTTTCTGGACTATACTTATTGGAATCTTGAAATTAATACTTGAAATCCTTTTTTAA
- the C3H6orf120 gene encoding UPF0669 protein C6orf120 homolog isoform X1, whose amino-acid sequence MATHWRRILTVFVTAQVLFVLSAFEEEDVPEEWILLHVVQGQIGAGNYSYLRLNHEGKIVLQMQSLKGDADLYVSDVTLHPSFDEYELQSVTCGQDIVHVPAHFRRPVGIGIYGHPSHLESEFEMKVYYDRTVVQYPFGEASYNPEEMEANQKYSQSTEDESQDEESVFWTILIGILKLILEILF is encoded by the coding sequence ATGGCAACACACTGGAGAAGAATCCTGACAGTATTTGTGACAGCTCAAGTACTATTTGTGTTAAGTGCCTTTGAAGAAGAGGACGTACCAGAGGAATGGATTCTTCTTCATGTTGTCCAAGGTCAGATTGGAGCAGGAAACTACAGCTATTTGAGACTAAATCACGAGGGAAAGATCGTTCTTCAGATGCAGAGTTTAAAAGGTGACGCAGACTTGTACGTGTCAGATGTGACACTGCACCCCAGCTTTGACGAGTACGAGTTACAGTCTGTGACTTGTGGCCAGGACATCGTCCACGTGCCTGCACACTTCCGCCGCCCTGTGGGAATAGGGATTTACGGGCACCCCTCTCACCTGGAGAGCGAGTTTGAAATGAAGGTGTACTACGATCGAACAGTCGTACAGTACCCGTTTGGTGAGGCTTCTTACAACCCTGAGGAGATGGAGGCAAACCAGAAATACTCACAGTCTACAGAAGATGAATCTCAGGATGAGGAGTCTGTTTTCTGGACTATACTTATTGGAATCTTGAAATTAATACTTGAAATCCTTTTTTAA